In Lautropia mirabilis, one DNA window encodes the following:
- a CDS encoding c-type cytochrome, which translates to MAVVLLGGCDSQPPTPPAGTGKPPGSGQVVRPDTRIATAQSATSETRSVSTGQAEEGGKPDEGTLVLPSDPPASDTPVSSSAAPDTGPPRTQAQAQASAPQAIDDATALRVLKSNHCASCHQPERKVVGPAFRDIGRRHAGQPDAGRQLAASILGGSSRNWGPVPMPPQPHVNDRDLKIIVDWILQQH; encoded by the coding sequence ATGGCGGTTGTGCTGCTGGGCGGATGCGACTCTCAGCCCCCTACACCACCCGCCGGGACAGGCAAGCCTCCGGGATCCGGACAGGTGGTCAGGCCAGACACCCGAATCGCCACGGCACAGTCCGCCACGTCGGAGACGCGCTCAGTCTCCACGGGCCAGGCAGAGGAAGGCGGGAAGCCGGACGAAGGCACCCTGGTCCTGCCATCGGATCCTCCCGCGTCCGACACGCCCGTTTCGTCATCAGCAGCCCCTGATACCGGGCCACCCCGCACGCAGGCACAAGCGCAGGCATCTGCCCCCCAGGCCATCGACGACGCAACGGCCCTGCGCGTTCTGAAATCCAACCACTGTGCATCCTGCCACCAGCCGGAACGCAAGGTGGTGGGGCCTGCCTTCCGTGACATCGGACGGCGTCATGCCGGGCAACCCGATGCAGGCAGGCAGCTGGCTGCAAGCATCCTCGGGGGAAGCAGCAGGAACTGGGGGCCGGTGCCGATGCCGCCGCAGCCGCATGTGAACGATCGCGACCTGAAAATCATCGTCGACTGGATCCTTCAGCAGCACTAG
- the ppk2 gene encoding polyphosphate kinase 2 has translation MQNATRPPQSATADGPKASDSPAVATPAESASETRARRSPPKAAATAAPRRRKAAPAGPLPTEVRRVAKGDTPPSLKKEALEKFVTSQKIEASQEKQVEAVGSILDNVDKKTVQERAKALRAILEGAAADDREVIRKALKGKMPKKLMHSLANPDEELADDWRDGAYPYKNLMRRATYEKEKFRLQVELLKLQAWAKETGQRIVILFEGRDAAGKGGTIKRFMEHLNPRGARVVALEKPTDTERGQWYFQRYIEHLPTHGEIVLFDRSWYNRAGVERVMGFCTTEEYQEFMKQAPEFERHLVRSGIHLVKFWFSVSQKEQRRRFREREAHPLKQWKLSPIDKASLDKWDEYTRAKEAMFFETDTADSPWTVIKSDCKKRARLNAMRYILHKLPYSNKSIERIGKLDPLIVGRAHVVYERGERPDALL, from the coding sequence ATGCAGAACGCTACCCGTCCCCCCCAATCTGCCACCGCGGATGGCCCCAAGGCCTCGGACAGCCCGGCCGTCGCAACACCTGCCGAAAGCGCATCCGAGACACGTGCGCGCCGCAGCCCCCCCAAAGCCGCCGCCACGGCCGCCCCGCGCCGGCGCAAAGCGGCTCCGGCAGGGCCGCTGCCCACCGAAGTCCGCCGCGTGGCCAAGGGCGATACGCCGCCCAGCCTGAAGAAAGAGGCCCTGGAAAAATTCGTGACCAGCCAGAAGATCGAGGCCTCTCAGGAAAAACAGGTCGAGGCCGTCGGTTCCATCCTCGACAACGTCGACAAGAAGACCGTGCAGGAGCGCGCCAAGGCTCTGCGCGCCATCCTGGAGGGTGCCGCAGCCGACGACCGGGAGGTCATCCGCAAGGCCCTCAAGGGCAAGATGCCCAAGAAGCTGATGCACTCGCTGGCCAACCCCGACGAGGAGCTGGCCGATGACTGGCGTGACGGCGCCTATCCGTACAAGAACCTGATGCGCCGTGCCACCTACGAGAAGGAGAAATTCCGTCTGCAGGTGGAGCTGCTGAAGCTGCAGGCCTGGGCCAAGGAAACCGGCCAGCGCATCGTCATCCTGTTCGAGGGACGCGATGCGGCCGGCAAGGGCGGCACCATCAAGCGTTTCATGGAGCACCTGAACCCGCGGGGCGCCCGGGTGGTGGCACTCGAGAAACCCACCGACACCGAACGCGGTCAGTGGTATTTCCAGCGCTACATCGAGCATCTGCCCACGCACGGCGAGATCGTGCTCTTTGACCGCAGCTGGTACAACCGGGCGGGCGTGGAGCGCGTGATGGGCTTCTGCACCACGGAGGAATACCAGGAGTTCATGAAGCAGGCGCCCGAGTTCGAGCGCCACCTGGTTCGCAGCGGCATCCACCTGGTGAAGTTCTGGTTCAGCGTCAGCCAGAAGGAACAGCGCCGCCGCTTCCGCGAACGCGAGGCCCACCCGCTCAAGCAATGGAAGCTGAGCCCCATCGACAAGGCGTCGCTGGACAAGTGGGATGAGTACACCCGCGCCAAGGAGGCGATGTTCTTCGAGACCGACACGGCCGACAGCCCCTGGACGGTCATCAAGAGCGACTGCAAGAAGCGCGCCCGCCTCAACGCCATGCGCTACATCCTTCACAAGCTGCCCTACAGCAACAAGTCCATCGAACGGATCGGCAAGCTGGATCCGCTGATCGTGGGCCGGGCCCATGTGGTGTATGAGCGCGGCGAGCGCCCTGATGCCCTGCTGTAA
- a CDS encoding YdcH family protein: protein MFPEFRGLITKLKTEDSHFARLFDKHNELDHKIKAMEAGVERTASVEIENLKKEKLRLKDEMYEILRKADGKA, encoded by the coding sequence ATGTTTCCGGAATTTCGTGGACTGATCACCAAGCTTAAGACCGAAGACTCGCATTTTGCACGTCTGTTCGACAAGCACAACGAACTCGACCACAAGATCAAGGCCATGGAAGCCGGTGTCGAGCGCACGGCATCCGTCGAGATCGAGAATCTCAAGAAAGAGAAGCTGCGCCTGAAGGACGAGATGTACGAAATCCTGCGCAAGGCAGACGGCAAGGCCTGA